From the genome of candidate division TA06 bacterium:
CACGGCCGAACTGGACAGTGAAAATGGGAAGTACTTCTGGTTTGAGGAGGACCCGATGTACACGAAACGCGAAAGTGAGCTCATACAACAACATCTCCAGAAGTACGGTGAACTGCCAGGAGCAGGTGAAGAAGACCTGGATGACCTCTTCTAGGTGAACCGTTATGCATCGTATTGAGAAACTGCAAAAGACCCTGGCCGACCACAGTCTAGTTGCGGCGTTTCTTCTTTACCACCGTGACGTTTACTACTATGCAGGTACTGCAAGACCAGCGTCTCTTGTTGTGACTCCGGATGATGCAGTCTTGTTCGTCAGAAGGGGAGTTGATTGGCTCGGCGACGAACCGAAACTGAGTGATGTCCGTGAGGGAGGCTTAGGTTCAATCCTTGATTGGCTGAAGGCCAAAGGTATACAGACGGGTAACGCAGGAATCGAGATGGATATCGTACCTGCAGACATGTACGTGAAGCTGAAGATGCTCCTCCCCGGTTTGGAGTTTGTGGATGTTTCCACGTTCATAATCGAGCAAAGGCTCATTAAAGACAAGGATGAGATAAAATCAATAAGGGGAGCATGCCGAATGGTCGAACAATCACACAAACACCTTCCCGATATCCTGAAAGAAGGGATTACTGAGCTTGAACTCTCAGCAGAGCTCGAATCGGTAGCTCGCAGGCACGGCCACGAAACCTTCGCAGTACTCAGGAAGAGGTTGGAGACGGAGATGGGCTACGCACTCATTCTCTCTGGTGAAAGCACCAGAGCGATCGGTGGTTATGGACAGGTCGTAACAGGAAAAGGGTTGAGTCCTGCTTTTCCGTATGGCCCTTCGCTTAGAAAGGTGAAACGAGGGGATGTGGTCGTGTTTGACATCGCAGGCCTGAGCCAGGGATACCACTCAGATCTGGCAAGAACCTACTGTCTGGGGAAAGCGTCTGATGAGATGCTGGAAGCCCATGCAGCACTTGTTGCCATCCAGTCGGCAATGCTGGACGCTGCAAAGCCCGGGGTACCGGCAAATCAGATATACAAAACTGCAATCAAGAAAGCAGAAGCAATGGGTTGGGCCGATTACTTTCAGGGACACGGTAAAGAGAAAGGGACTTTTGTCGGGCATGGACTGGGTCTTGAGATAGACGAGCCGCCGCTTCTGAGCCCCAAAGATGGAACTGTGATCGAAGAAAACATGACATTCACCACAGAGCTGTTCATCGTGCATCCTGAGTTTGGCGAGGTTAAGCTGGAGGACACTCTGCTCATGACGAAAGACGGGCCGGAACTTTTGACGACATTGGAACGGACAATAACTGAAATATGAACTACAAACTGCAAACTGCGAAAGAAATAACCGAAGTACAAAGCGAAAAAGACCCGTGGTGTCGTTGGAGACCACGATGTATTTTTCGTCCTGAGCGGGAGCGAAGGATCCCCTGAGCCCGAGATTGCTTCGCTATCGCTCGCAATGACAGTACCTCTATTCCGTGTAGCCCAGGAAGTTCAGAGTTTGGAAGCTGACGACTGACAACTGATAGCTTCTGCTGTGTCGTACAGCCTACAGCGAGCCAAATAGGTCCAGCTGAAAAAGACCCACACTGTCGATAGACAGGGTAAGGTATTTTTCATCCTGAGGGAACGCCGAAGGACCTCCTGAATGCTTCTATGTCACTGGATGAGACATATTTGGTCCTTCATCGGCGTGAGCCGATGGAGGAGAAGCCATGCCTGCCGCGTTTCTCGTGAAGCGAGATACACGGGGCCTGCCCCGCCTCAAGACATGAACGAGGCAGGTTGCGATGGGTGTCTTGACCCCCTCACTGTGAAGACAATATACACGCGGAAGCTTTCTTAGCCCCATCCCACCCACACCCAGCCGCAGTAGCCTTCAGTTGTCAGCTCTCAGCCAAGCACACAAGTACGGAGTACAGCTGATAGCGTATTGCGTACAGCCTGCAAAATAGGATTGACTTTGATGCAAATTCACCTAGAATATGGACTTAAAGTTTTGGAGAAGCGATGAGAAAACTGCCAGAAAACGAATATGTAGCCTTGACGACTCTCAGCCGACTGGAAAGGCCAGCACCTTTTGACAGCCTGGTTGCTCAGTCTGGTATGGACCAATCCAAACTAATGGCCGCTGCCATATCCCTCAAGGAGCAGGACCTTATAGTAATCCAGGAGGAGGCAGGAACTCTCATTTCCCTTGCTGACAATGGGAAGATATATGCTGAGCAACTCTTCCCGGAGAGGAGAGCCCTGAAAGCCATCCAGGATGCCGGAGGAAAGGTGAAGATCTCTACTCTCGCCCAACTCATAGATATACCGGATCTCGATTCCAGAAGAATCGTAAAGTGGCTTTCCCAGAAGGGCTGGTGTGCAAAAGAAGAGGACAACCTCGTAGTAACGGACAAGGGAAAGCAAGCAGCCAAAAAAAAGGGCCAGGACGAAATGCTTGTTGATGTGCTTTCCCAGAAAGGCACTGCTGACATCAAGTCCTTGAAGGAGAATGGCATTGATGTTGAGGCCGCCCAGCGACTTCTCAAAGGAAGAACCCGAATCGTTAAGGTAAGATCGAAGAAGCTGAGACTTGTGAACCTCACAGAGAAAGGCAAGAAACTAGTATCGGAAGGGATCGAACCGGAAAAGCAAGCTACCACACTTACCTATGAGATGCTGGCAACAGGCAAGTGGCGCGAAGTCAGTTTGAAAAGCTATGACGTGAGTCTCCCAGGTGCTGTCACCTACCCTGGCAAAAGCCATCCTTTGAGAAGAATCA
Proteins encoded in this window:
- a CDS encoding aminopeptidase P family protein, producing the protein MHRIEKLQKTLADHSLVAAFLLYHRDVYYYAGTARPASLVVTPDDAVLFVRRGVDWLGDEPKLSDVREGGLGSILDWLKAKGIQTGNAGIEMDIVPADMYVKLKMLLPGLEFVDVSTFIIEQRLIKDKDEIKSIRGACRMVEQSHKHLPDILKEGITELELSAELESVARRHGHETFAVLRKRLETEMGYALILSGESTRAIGGYGQVVTGKGLSPAFPYGPSLRKVKRGDVVVFDIAGLSQGYHSDLARTYCLGKASDEMLEAHAALVAIQSAMLDAAKPGVPANQIYKTAIKKAEAMGWADYFQGHGKEKGTFVGHGLGLEIDEPPLLSPKDGTVIEENMTFTTELFIVHPEFGEVKLEDTLLMTKDGPELLTTLERTITEI